From Aquificaceae bacterium, one genomic window encodes:
- the aroA gene encoding 3-phosphoshikimate 1-carboxyvinyltransferase produces the protein MLKLRRAKKAKGELRVPSDKSISHRAVIFSAIAEGESHIKEWLASEDTKATLDIVKKLGVEVKRKGKNLRVIGRGYQFREPLEVLDAKNSGTTARLMMGVLATQDFFSVITGDESLRQRPMLRVVEPLRQMGAFLDGREKGNKLPVCIRGGKLRGISFFNRKASAQVKSALLLAGLRAEGYTEVLEPVLSRDHTERMLRAFGVEIIQLEGQEGHVVKLTGGQSLKATEIFCPADPSSASFFIALACLLEGSELVLKDVLVNPTRDGFFRKLRQMGADIRYENLRELSGEPVADLYVRYSGRLKGVEVLPEEVPSMIDELPILAVVMALAEGRSVVRGAQELRVKESDRIRAVVENLRSMGAKVQEFEDGFEIEGVENLKGATIKTYKDHRIAMAFSIAGLVAEGETVIDEPACVAVSYPNFYKDLDYIIKG, from the coding sequence ATGCTTAAACTAAGAAGGGCAAAAAAGGCAAAAGGCGAGCTAAGAGTTCCTTCAGACAAGTCCATATCCCATAGGGCGGTAATATTCTCTGCCATAGCAGAAGGTGAAAGCCACATAAAAGAGTGGTTAGCTTCCGAAGATACAAAGGCAACCTTAGATATAGTAAAAAAACTTGGCGTGGAAGTAAAGAGAAAGGGAAAGAACCTAAGGGTAATTGGAAGGGGATATCAGTTTCGTGAGCCACTTGAGGTGCTTGATGCCAAAAACTCTGGCACTACCGCAAGGCTTATGATGGGGGTGTTAGCCACTCAAGACTTTTTCAGTGTCATAACGGGGGATGAAAGCCTAAGGCAAAGACCTATGCTAAGGGTTGTAGAGCCTCTCAGACAGATGGGAGCCTTTCTTGATGGAAGGGAAAAGGGAAACAAACTTCCTGTGTGCATAAGAGGTGGTAAGTTAAGGGGTATTTCCTTCTTTAATAGAAAGGCATCCGCACAGGTAAAGTCTGCCCTTTTGCTTGCAGGGCTAAGGGCGGAAGGATACACGGAGGTTTTAGAGCCTGTCCTTTCAAGAGACCATACAGAAAGAATGTTAAGAGCCTTTGGTGTGGAGATTATTCAGTTAGAGGGGCAGGAGGGTCATGTGGTAAAGCTCACGGGAGGGCAAAGCCTTAAAGCTACTGAGATATTCTGTCCTGCGGACCCATCCTCTGCGAGCTTTTTTATCGCTTTGGCTTGCCTTCTTGAAGGCTCGGAGCTTGTCCTAAAAGATGTCCTTGTAAATCCTACAAGGGATGGCTTTTTTAGAAAACTCAGACAGATGGGAGCGGACATAAGGTATGAAAACCTAAGGGAGCTATCTGGGGAGCCAGTAGCGGACCTTTACGTTAGGTATAGTGGAAGACTAAAGGGTGTGGAGGTTTTGCCAGAAGAGGTGCCTTCTATGATAGATGAGCTTCCTATTTTGGCAGTGGTTATGGCTCTTGCGGAAGGAAGGTCTGTGGTAAGGGGTGCTCAGGAGCTTCGCGTAAAAGAGAGCGACCGTATAAGGGCAGTGGTTGAAAACCTTAGGTCTATGGGTGCAAAAGTTCAGGAGTTTGAAGATGGCTTTGAGATAGAGGGCGTTGAAAACCTCAAGGGTGCTACCATAAAGACCTACAAAGACCATAGGATAGCCATGGCTTTTTCCATAGCGGGGCTCGTGGCGGAGGGAGAAACTGTGATAGATGAACCTGCCTGCGTTGCGGTTTCTTATCCAAACTTCTACAAAGACCTTGACTATATTATAAAGGGATGA